DNA sequence from the Pseudophryne corroboree isolate aPseCor3 chromosome 6, aPseCor3.hap2, whole genome shotgun sequence genome:
aaaactggaaccaggagacgctatgcagcaatgcgacgcgttgtccaaggtgatgagactgagccgatgctctggacttataccccctggttgGCAGttattggatacttggatcatgtgagcaatcacagcgcaggattgggtgctctccggtcagctgaccgcaagtgtcatggcggcacccatgctgtACTGAGGGCCGGTACACGGGagggcacccgcagaatggactttaggggttcaccacaatagtgggtactgcgctccGCAGACAGGGCGCTCATACAaccgcagactggggccgtgacctccggaggcctgcacaccagcgcgccggtaagtgagacatcactgaatgctggttcCTGACCCATTCCAGGGATACgtaatatttgcggctaacccctGAAAATTATATTATAGTGTGATGccttgaagcagcccagccacagccATTCAGGGGGCCCGACCCCTCAAAACTCAACCCACAACTGACATAACCTATAAATGTTTAGGTCTCACCTCAGTTGTGCTTTGTTCAATGTGCAGTCAGAAAATACTAGAATCCAATCAGGGACAGATGGGGAGGGGTTCTATTCTAGGCTAAAGAAGCCTCATGCCTTCCAGTGTACATATAAATACACAATATAGGGagaggccttagactgcacaccctaactgcatgtaatgagaggtgctaccttgctgagacttatagtgccacacagagaaaagatgcaggtgcactattcaaacattactaattgGAATTGGAATCCATTTTGCAATAAATAGAGATTTCAAAGTGtcgaaaccttttttttttatgtcttaTTTTGTTATAGAAAGAAGCATCTGATATTTGCTTTCACCATCAATATTTCAAAGATGTGTTTTTCAGAAGCTCTAAGTTTACACTGTTGAGAAACCAAACCTGGACCCACTGTGCCTACAGTAACCCTCCAGCAGTGAGAATACAGAAGAGCATCTCGGAGAGATTGCCGATACGTTATTACAAATCCATAAATTAGGAAACTGTTAAAACATCCACACAATGTCTAAGTATTATGAGGAAGTGGAAGCCACATCCAATCTCCCTGATGTTCTCTAGAATACGTTGCCATCACAACTTTCACACCAAAGAAGAAGTAGATGTGTGACAGAAGCCACAGAGCGGACAACAGTAACTTGCAGAAAGCTCTAGGgctcaggagcagagacttgccatAAAGGTACCAACTGTCATTCCTACCAAGAACTCTGCATAACAAGACTCTATGGTAGGGTGGCAAATAATAAGCCATTGCTCAAATCACACCATGTAAATGCACGTTTGGAATTTCGCCCAAAAACTATTTGTGTGGAAGTATCAACACTGCCCACCTCTCAAACCACTATGCCTACTGTGATGTATGGTGACGGTGGCACTATGCCTGCAGCAATGCGGATGGGTGGTGTAGCACTATGCCTACTGTGATGTATGACGGTAGTGGTAGCACTATGCCTACAGtgatgggtggtggtggtggtggcactaCGCCTACAGTGATGTATGTTGGTGGTGGTATTATACCTATAGTGATATATGGTGTTGGTAGCACTATGCCTACAGTGATGGGTGGTGGTGGCGGCACTACGCCTACAgtgatgtatggtggtggtggtactaTGCCTATAGTGATATATGGTGGTTGCAGCACTATGCTTACAGTGATGGTGGCAGCACTACGTCTAcagtgatgccttggggtggtaaCACGATGCCTACAGTGATGGGTGGTGGTGATACCACTGCCCCCAGTgatggggtgtagtagggtatgccggcggccgggctcccggcgaccagcatactggcgccggaatcccgtccgccggcataccgacagctgggcgagcgcaaatgagccccttgcgggctcgctgcgggcacgtggcacgtatgcgtgccacgctatctattctccctccagggggggcgtggactcccaagagggagaaaaaagtgttggtatgccagctgtcggaattccagcgccggtatactgtgcactgggATCCAACTGgaaaaactgaagaccaccccagcgaTGGGTTAGGGTGGTAACACTATGCCTACAGTGATGGGTGTGGGTGGTAGCACAATGCGTACAatgatgtatattgggtgtatagtggtGGTAGCACTATGTCTACAGTGGTGTGTGGGGAGGAAAAACCATACCTATAGTGATATGTGGGGTGGTAGCACTATGCCTACAATGATGTATGATGACTGTATGGTGGTGGATGGTGGTAGCACTATGCCTACAGAGAGGGGTGTGGGTGTTGGCACTATGCCTACAGAGAGGGGTGTGGGTGGTGGCACTATGCCTACAGAGAGGGGTGTGGGTGGTGGCACTATGCCTACAGAGAGGGGTGTGGGTGGTGGCACTATGCCTACAGAGAGGGGTGTGGGTGGTGGCACTATGCCTACAATGATGTATGGTGGGTGTATAGTGATGGTAGCACTATACCTACAGTGGTGTGTGGGGAGGAAGAACCATACCTATAGTGATATGTGGGGTGGTAGCACTATGCCTACAATGATGTATGATGACTGTATGGTGGTGGTAGTACTATGCCTACATATAGGGGTGTGGGTGGTGGCACTATACCTACAGTGATGTGTGAGGGTGGTAGCACTATGCCTACAGTGATGTGTTGGGGTGGTAGCACTATGCCTACAGTGATGTGTGGGGGTGGTAGCACTATGCCTACAGTGATGTGTTGGGGTGGTAGCACTATGCCTACAGTGATGTGTGGGGGTGGTAGCACTATGCCTACAGTGATGTGTGGGGGTGGTAGCACTATGCCTACAGTGATGTGTTGGGGTGGTAGCACTATGCCTACAGTGATGTGTGGGGGTGGTAGCACTATGCCTACAGTGATGTGTGGGGTGGTAGCACTATGCCTACAGTGATGTGTTGGGGTGGTAGCACTATGCCTACAGTGATGTGTGGGGGTGGTAGCACTATATCTACAGTGATGTGTGGGGGTGGTAGCACTATGCCTACAGTGATGTGTGGAGTTGTAGCACTATGCCTACAGTGATGTGTGGGGTGGTAGCACTATGCCTACAGTGATGTGTGGGGGTGGTAGTACTATGCCTACAGTGATGTGTGGGGTGGTAGTACTATGCCTACAGTGATGTGTGGGGGTGGTAGCACTATGCCTACAGTGATGTGTGGGGTGGTAGCACTATGCCTACAGTGATGTGTTGGGGTGGTAGCACTATGCCTACAGTGATGTGTGGGGGTGGTAGCACTATATCTACAGTGATGTGTGGGGGTGGTAGCACTATGCCTACAGTGATGTGTTGGGGTGGTAGCACTATGCCAACAGTGATGTGTTGGGGTGGTAGCACTATGCCTACAGTGATGTGTGGGGGTGGTAGCACTATATCTACAGTGATGTGTGGGGGTGGTAGCACTATGCCTACAGTGATGTGTGGGGTGGTAGCACTATGCCTACTGTGTTATGGCTGCTGTATAGTGGGGGTGGTAGTATGCCTACAGTGAGTGATGTATGGCGACGGTATAGTGATGGTAGCACTATGCCTACAATGATGGGTTGGGGGTCGTAACACCATACCTACAGTGAGGGTAGGGGTTGTATCACCATGATCTTCTGTCAGCTACAAGTGGAGATACGATTGAGTTGTACATTATCAGCATGGCACATAACTGCGTACACTCCGctgcggagcatgtgcagtgcaTAGTGGAGTTCAGAGCCATAAAAAGTCTCAAATGCGCCCTGTGTGGCTCCGTCCACTGTCATAACCGTGTCGTGATGTTGCATACGGGGTGGTATGCAGCTGCGGTAAGCACAGTGCTGAACGGGGCGTTCTGAGTATGCCCCAGCAGCATACCAGCAATGACTCTGGCTGCACAGTGCTGCTCCAGGTACCCTACTAGGGAGAAGTAAGGGCCATGAACAATTACGTTTACAGAGATAAAAATCGTTAATGTAGCACAGCAGTGACAAACACCGGCCATGGCGATCGCCCAATCATGAGCATTTATGTGGTGGAGCATATTTACATACAGTCAAGAATCCCCTTTGCATGTGGGACAAAGATGAAGTATTGCCCTGAAAGGGATCCATTTTTCCTGCAGGATTCCAGAACGGATTCCTTATCCATGAAATGTAAATATTTGGCATTTACcgacctttggtctctccacaaacACAGCACGGTGGGGCGCAGTCTGTGTGTCCTTTCATTTACCACTGAAATGTGAGATCTGGCAATAACCAGAGTCAGATAACCCCATTAAATGGTCCAAGATCTCCAGGGCCTTTGACCTCTTCAGGGGGGCCTAAGAATCATGAGTTATGGCAGTGGTGGTGATTTTCCATATTATCCTGCAAGGGACAGAGAGGACGTGTGGGGAGCAGAGTCAGAGGGTAATTGATGTGGGTTCAGAGGAATTCCTTGGTCCTTGGGATCAGACAGGGGTGTGGTTGGGTGGAGGGAATAGTTGGTTTTACCCACTGTAGTTACATGGGGTTGTATTAAGCATACCTGGTGTAAACAATGGTTAAATGAGCAGGTCACAGATTGTAGAGAGACGGATGAGGGAAAAACCAAAAACTGCCATATACACAATCACCCAATCAATCATACAGTATAAAAGCTATGGAGAAAACTTAGTGCAGCAAAAAGAAAGGACATGGTCAACCTGTCAAACAAACAGTAACAGTGGCCACTAGATACGCACAGGCAGGTAGGGAGAAATTGAGTCTGCTCAATGACGTGAGAACGCAGACTCATTTCAGAGTGGACACTTGGCAGTCCTGAAGCGCAGAACATCCAGGTGACCAACGAGGTGTCATAACAACACGGGTTCTGTTCCAAAGAGCATACCCAGTTGGGAACCCAATGCAGAGTTACAATGGAGAAATACAGTAGAACCAGTTTCAACAGAACAgaggatgttgggacagtatgactgatatgaggcgcagtctaatggcggtGAGGGGAAGtagcggtctacctgctctggcctggtggggaattagaatgaaatagagaacaataCACACGTGAGAggtttgttaccttacttattggacCACCCTCCTACATATATTAAATAATACAGctttataaaaaaaatcataacaacTGCATGTCTGGAAACTGTAACATTTGTTTAATCCCTGCAAAATGTATAATACTTAACATTAAATAATGGAtactaaaataaatacatttttatgcaTGTTGCGCCTATATGTATTAGGCACGGCCCTTAATATAAGTGAGCCAATACATCCATGTCTCGTGACAAGTTCAAGTTTGTGGGGAATATAAAATGCATACACTGGCATCTGAGGTTAGGGACTTTCATTTCTCTACTGCTGCAgcgatggcgtctgctgatctgagacaggagctggactgtTCCATCTGCCGGAACATGTATACagatcctgtaaccctgagatgtggccacaacttctgccgggCCTGTATTGATTGTCtgctggatacacaggagggggCTGAAGCTTATACCTGTCCTGAATGCAGAATAGAGTTTAAGAAGCGTCCTGTACTGCAGAAGAACGTAACGCTGTGTAACATAGTGGGGAGGTTCCTGTCTACTCGgccagatcaggaggagactgggatcttctgcacttactgtattcactctcctgtacctgctgctaaatcctgtctgcattgtgaggcttctctgtgtgataaacacctgagagtacacagcaagtcagcagagcacgtcttatgtgatcccaccactgccctggggaacaggaaatgctccgtCCATAAGAAGATCCTGGAGTATTATTGCACTGAGGACTCTCTGTGCATTTGTGTGTCCTGCAGTTTGGCTGGAGAACATCGGGGTCACCAGGTGGAGATGCTGGATGAGGCCtctgagaagaagaagaagaaactgAAAAATTATCTGCAGAAACTGACCACAAAGAGAGAGGAGACTGAGAAAACAGTCCAAAGACTGCAGGAGAGCAGGAAAGAAACTCAGGAAAAAGTAGTTGTTGTAACAGGAAAAGTGACCTCTCTTTTTAAAGTCATCAGGAGACAACTGAATGACCTAGAGAAAAGAGTCCTGAGTGAGATCTCCAGGCAAGAACAGCGCGTTTCACTCTCAGTCTCTGAACTGATCCAGAagctggaaataaagaaggacgagctgtccgggaagatgcgtcacattgaggagctgtgcaacatgtctgatccagtgactgtcttacaggaaccagacacaggggacTTGTGTGATACTGAGGACACAGAGACACATGATAACCAGGTCCATGCCGAAGGTGGTCTCAATATGGGTGTTATTTCCGAGACATTATATGCAGGGCTATCTGATATAATAAGAGGTATAAAGAATGGGATTTATGTGTCAAAAGTTACAGACATAGTTCTAGATGCAAACACAGCTGCTAATAATATACAGTTATCAGGTGACAGGAAATCTGCATCCGAGTCACATAAAAACCAGAATCATCCAGAAACACCAGAGAGATTTCAGTATCGTCAGGTAATAAGCACCAGGGGATTTTATACAGGTCAACATTACTGGGAGGTGGAGATGAGCAAACCTGGGAGATGGATGGTGGGGATGTGTTATCCCAGCATAGAAAGGAGAGGGGATCAGTCAGTCATTGGgtataataacaagtcctggtGTCTGTGTAAGGATAATAATCAGTATGTGGCGTTGCATGATAATAAAGGTATAAGGCTACCTGATAATATCCGCTGTGACAGAGTGAGGGTATATCTGGATTATGGGGCAGGGCAGCTGtccttttattccctgtgtgacccaatcagacacttacacaccttTACTGCAACCTtcactgagcccctccatgctgCATTATTGGTGTATAAAGGTTCTATCAAGATATTTGGGGAGAACCGTGAATTGGGAGAATTGATTCTAAGATTTCTGCCCAGAGACTGGTGACATCATGGGGAGAGGATTCTGATTGGTACAATTTTTAGACAATAGACTGAGACAATGGGTGGAGCTACAACTAAGTGTCTTCTGTTTTGCACCAGGTGTTAGAAACttttattataaatatataaacatccATCTCTGTGGTACAGTATTTATCCGCCTCTGACTCAGAGATACACATGGTCCTATTGCATGCAGTGTACGCTGGGGTTAATTGGGATATTTTCTCTGTAAAGGTCTGCACACTGGGAATTGTAGGCCAAGAGTGTATTTTGCATGATGTAAAATGGGTTGCACTACAACATCCAGGATTGCCCATTGTTTTGGTTTATTAATCATATTTATCAAAATCACAACTCGTATCCATTATTATTTTCCCTCCATTCTAAAATTCTCAGTATACTGCCCATTATGTGCACTACTGGATGAGGTCAGTATTTTGACGGTAAGTTCATGTACGCTTCTGCAGACATGAAATGCAACAGCGCAGAGCATTGGAGGGAGAATGAGGTTACTCTGCTTCCAGGATACCCCACAGTTCAAATCATTTCCCAGCCACATGCAAAGGAAGAGTTATATGTAACCAACGGGTAATGCCAAGTAACACAGCGTTCTATGTAGACAACTCCAAGTGTCCAAGAttattaaaaataaatgtatatatatgtcatatatatatatatatatatatatatatatatatatagacgaagagaaatgggagcactcaccagtcttcattatagcAGTAATTTATTTGAAATTCATgtcagacagagcatcgacgtttcggtcctcacttggacctttgtcaggacaaaggtccaagtgaggaccgaaacatCGATGCTCTGTCTGACATGAATTTCAAATAAATTACTgctataatgaagactggtgagtgctcccatttctcttcgtCTATGCAATTTACTGGTGATTCTGTATAAGATCCCCAgttttggaaggcaccccagcaagaaatttggaaaacgtgagtgtggacctaacgtttgatatatatatatatatatatatatataaaagaacctGAGAATGTATGATTGTTAAGTGCCTTGTCCCATTAGTCTCTCCAATTATGGCGGGTTAATGTACAATCCAATCAAGCTATCTTGGAAGTGCAGGTGGTCTGTTGGGGAGCCTGAGTTGGGGTGGATAGAAGGACCCCCCAGGCCAGCTATGGGGGCCACTGGGTCTGGACTGTATTGATAACTGAATAGTATCCCCAGCCTGCACTTATACAATACAGTAAAACATTCTATATAAATCCTATAAAGTACGGAGCTTCAGGCCCAATTTAAAGTGGCTGGAACTGTAATTCTGTacatatttactaaaatctctataAACCGCATTGTTTCTACCTCTGTCTTTGTATACATACAagctattattttataatgtatgtGTTGTGTTTCTGTTATGTGATTTTTTTAATTAAACTGAATACATTTTATCGAAAGAAGAGCGATACACGTTACTCAAGATCGTTCTACACAAAGATGTAACAACTCATTGATGTCATATGACTTACTGGTTAATAGGTCTGTACACTGACCCAAGCATGTGTCTCCCCCAGCAGCTGTTTTTGGTGATGGGATTCTGGGATTCTGCTGCACTTACTGTCCTTGTGGCAGAGAGGACCAACATGTCCCTCTATGAAGTTTCCAGCGTTACTCAGACGAGCGTGTTTTGTTTCACTTCTTTCTTAAGTGCAACTGCTTTTATTTAACATTAAAAACTCTTTGTAATCGTTATTACTGTACTAGTAAAAGGAACCAGCTTAGGCCAGGACACCACAGTCCGCCTCCTCCCAGCAGGTCCTCCTTTTCTCCAGCTAGGATTTGTCCCGTCTACCTAGCAGTGGGAGCCCCTGAAGAGGCAGCGTGCTCCCATGTAGGAGACAGGACAGGCCTTAGCGGATTATTATATAGACAACTTCTCCAAGTGTTTCTAGAGGTGTGCAGTAACCCAGTTTCCCTGCTGTTCCACCTGCTCCGTTCACCGGCTGgccagggtgtaaccagcgtctccaagctccgccttcggcctgctaccgtgctgtgcttaggcaagcaatgtttggggattcgtcaacaccacacaggagtggtaaggcggcgtgtcgaCACATACAGAGGAGAACCGTGGTTCCAAGCGCCATGGTAGGTtaagagtttggtggtggcagtgtaaacccgcccactgcgcaatgggtggagtcagtaacaggcagttactgacggtaagcaggaatcccctatgaggtcaggtcccgtgtgacctaaacatccattctgtgtactggggaccgtccggtcacagtcaCCATACAATAATCTTATTTGTTGCTTGACTGCCACACAGTATATTGACTTTTCCAGTGACCGCCAAAAAGTACAGATAGCATCTCAGTTCTCACCATACAGTACACCATTCCAGTGACCTATATTTAGTGTAGACAGCAACCCCATGAGCACCATACAGTACAGACAGTTTCccaatgaccaccatacagtacagatggtatcccaatgaccaccatacagtagaGATAGCATCTtaatgaccaccatacagtataGATAGCATCccaatgaccaccatacagtataGATAGCATAccaatgaccaccatacagtacagataGCATACCAATGACCACCATACTTTACAGATAGCATACCAATGACCACCATACACTACAGCTAGCATAAAAATGACCatcatacagtacagacagcaacccaatgaccaccatacagtataGATAGCATAccaatgaccaccatacagtacacatagaaTCCCAATGACTACTACACAGTACAGTAGCATAccaatgaccaccatacagtacagatggcatcccaatgaccaccatacagtacagatgGCATCCCAATGACCCCCATACAGCACAGATGGCATCccaatgaccaccatacagtaaaGATAGCATCCtaatgaccaccatacagtacagataGCATCCCAATGACCACTAAACTTTACAGATAGCATAtcaatgaccaccatacagtacagatagcatcccaatgaccaccatacagtacagatggtatcccaatgaccaccatacagtacagatgGCATCCCAATGGCCACCATACAGTACAGATGGCATCccaatgaccaccatacagtacagatagcatcccaatgaccaccatacagtacagataGCAACCCTATGACCATCATACAGTACAGATAGCATCCCAATGACTACCATACAGTAAAGATAGCATACCAATGACCACCATACAGCACAGATAGAATCCCAATGCCCACCATACAGTACAGATAGCATCCcaatgaccgccatacagtacata
Encoded proteins:
- the LOC134933712 gene encoding E3 ubiquitin/ISG15 ligase TRIM25-like — translated: MASADLRQELDCSICRNMYTDPVTLRCGHNFCRACIDCLLDTQEGAEAYTCPECRIEFKKRPVLQKNVTLCNIVGRFLSTRPDQEETGIFCTYCIHSPVPAAKSCLHCEASLCDKHLRVHSKSAEHVLCDPTTALGNRKCSVHKKILEYYCTEDSLCICVSCSLAGEHRGHQVEMLDEASEKKKKKLKNYLQKLTTKREETEKTVQRLQESRKETQEKVVVVTGKVTSLFKVIRRQLNDLEKRVLSEISRQEQRVSLSVSELIQKLEIKKDELSGKMRHIEELCNMSDPVTVLQEPDTGDLCDTEDTETHDNQVHAEGGLNMGVISETLYAGLSDIIRGIKNGIYVSKVTDIVLDANTAANNIQLSGDRKSASESHKNQNHPETPERFQYRQVISTRGFYTGQHYWEVEMSKPGRWMVGMCYPSIERRGDQSVIGYNNKSWCLCKDNNQYVALHDNKGIRLPDNIRCDRVRVYLDYGAGQLSFYSLCDPIRHLHTFTATFTEPLHAALLVYKGSIKIFGENRELGELILRFLPRDW